In Thermodesulfobacteriota bacterium, the genomic window GCGCACAACGTCTCAAGTTCCTGGAAGATACCGGCGACCGTCTTTGGTGAAGATCGAAAGGTAGATATGTTGCGGTCCTTCAATGCCTTCAGGTATGGATCGTGGATCCTTCCTTGGACCACGACCAGGTCCGGCCTCAAAGAGGCGATTTTTTCAGGATCGGGGAAGGCAAAAGATCCGATCCTCTCCCTGTCCTCGCTCTCTTCCGGCAGGAGGCACTGCTCTGTAACCCCCACGACCATCGATCCCAACCCTAAAAAGAAGAGGTTGGCCGTGATCGAAGGGGAAAGGGAAACGACTCTTCGAAGGGGCTTCCTCATTTCTTTCTCCATCCCGTGCCTCTTTTAGACAAAGGGGAATAGGTTAAAAAGTCTCCTTTCACTCCTTCTCCGCCTCCTCTTTCTTTTTCAGGATCATCACGCTCAGCCCGAAGCCTTCCATCTCTTTGAGATGAAGAAGGTCGGTCTCGAGGATTCTTTCGTCGGGATACGTCAGGTTCTCCATCACGATGGCCTTCCGGTTCTCCACGCCCTGTTTTAAGAGCGCTTCCGCAATCTTCTGGGGTGGGAAAGCCGGATCGGTGAAGAGGAAGACCTTCGAGGAATCTTTGATCTTCGGGATCAGATCGTCGATCTTCCGGCCGTGGAGGCTCAGGAGGGTGGCATCCTCCCATCCCTCTCCCAGCCTGGCGAAGGCGATCTGGAGAGAGCTCACCCCGGGAATGACGGTGTATTCATCCTTTTTTAAGATACGGGAGATCCGGCCCAGGAAACTGTAGAGCCCAGGATCTCCTGAGACGAGCACGGCGATCCTCTTCCTCTCCCTCTCCCTCTGGAGAAAGGAGAGGACCTGGTCGAAATTCCCTTCGATGAGGATCTCCTCCTTGCCGAGGGGCTGAAAGGGACGGAGGTTTCGCCTTGCGCCGATCAGGCAATCGGCGGACTCGATCGCCTTTTTCGCAACGGGGAGGAGGTAGTCCTCTGTTCCCGGTCCGATTCCGATGACGAAAACCCTATTCACGGTGCCTTCCCAAAACCTCCCCTTCGAGGGAGAGGAGGATGCATTCGATCAGGAGATCCCTTTCCAAGAGGCCTTTGATCCTCCTGACCACTTCCAGGGCGACCTCCTGAAAAACCCTTGTTAGAGCCGCCTCCTTCAGAATGGGGATCTTCGCCTCGGCCGTCTTTTCCCTGAGGATGGCCTCGACGACATCAGGGCTTGCCCCTTTAAGTTTCGCATAATGGGCGATGGTCTCCATCCTTCGGTCTCCGAATCGAAAGTGGGTATCGAACTGACCAGCCGCCACCTTGACGAGCTTCCCGATATGGCCGATGAGGAGGACCTCTTCGAAGCCCTTCTTCGAACACTCCTCCAGCATGAAGCCCACATGGTCCCCGATCTTGATGAAGGACTCTCCGGAGAGGCC contains:
- a CDS encoding helical backbone metal receptor; amino-acid sequence: MEKEMRKPLRRVVSLSPSITANLFFLGLGSMVVGVTEQCLLPEESEDRERIGSFAFPDPEKIASLRPDLVVVQGRIHDPYLKALKDRNISTFRSSPKTVAGIFQELETLCA
- the cbiE gene encoding precorrin-6y C5,15-methyltransferase (decarboxylating) subunit CbiE, coding for MNRVFVIGIGPGTEDYLLPVAKKAIESADCLIGARRNLRPFQPLGKEEILIEGNFDQVLSFLQRERERKRIAVLVSGDPGLYSFLGRISRILKKDEYTVIPGVSSLQIAFARLGEGWEDATLLSLHGRKIDDLIPKIKDSSKVFLFTDPAFPPQKIAEALLKQGVENRKAIVMENLTYPDERILETDLLHLKEMEGFGLSVMILKKKEEAEKE